The Desulfobulbus propionicus DSM 2032 DNA segment ACCATCAACAGTCTTACCGCCGCCGACTCGGTGCTGATCCCCATGCAGTGTGAATATTTCGCCATGGAAGGACTGGCCCAGTTGATCCAGACCATCCGCAAGGTGAAAAAGACCCTGAATCGCGAACTGTATGTCGAGGGGCTGTTGCTCACCATGTACGACCGTCGCAATCGGTTGACCCATTCGGTGGCCAGCGAGATTCAAAAGCACTTTGGCGACCAGGTCTACAAGACCGTCATTCCACGTAATGTCCGGCTGAGTGAAAGCCCCAGCCACGGACAGACGATCATCGAATACGATCCCGGCAGTACCGGGGCCAAGGCCTACCGGCAGCTGGGCGGCGAATTCCTCAAACGAACCAAGGCGAGGGCCTGAGCATGGGCAAGAACCCCTTGGGCCGGGGCGTGGGCGCCCTGCTGCCCGAAGATGACCTGGTCGCGGAAGATAAGTATTTTATGTGTGATATCGATAAAATATCGCCAAACCCTAATCAGCCGCGCAGCCATTTCGATGCCGACAAGCTGCAACAGTTGGCCGATTCTATCCGGGAGAAAGGTGTGATCCAGCCGCTGCTGGTCGTCAGGGGGGGCGGCAACCGGTATACCCTGGTTGCCGGCGAGCGGCGGCTGCGGGCCGCCAAGCTGGCAGGGCGCGACGAGGTTCCCGTGGTAGTCATGGACGAGGCCAGCGACAACGAGAGCCTGGAGCTGGCCCTGATCGAAAACATCCAGCGCCACGACCTCAACCCCATCGAGGAGGCCATGGCCTATGCCCGGTTGATGGAGGAATTTCATCTCACCCAGGAGGAGGTGGCGAAAAAGGTCGGCCGCCAGCGCTCCACCATCACCAATGTGCTGCGCCTCCTCCAGCTGCCGCAGCCCTTGCAGGACGATGTGGTCCAGGGGGTGATCAGCGAAGGGCATGCTCGCGTGCTGCTACGGGTCAAGGATCAGCCGGAACAGCTGCGCCAGATCCGCGACCGGATCGTCAACGAGGAACTGTCGGTGCGGGCGGCGGAGCGGCTGTGCGGCAAAAAGTCGCAGGCGCCGGCCACCGACAAGACCGGTGAAGCTACGGCTCCCAAGCCGCCGGCGGAAGAGCTCCCTCCGGCGTACTGCGCCGCCGTGGTCAATCAGTTGACCAATCAGCTGCACACCAAGGTGCGCATTGTCCAGCAGGGCAAGCGCGGCAAGCTGGAGATCGAA contains these protein-coding regions:
- a CDS encoding ParB/RepB/Spo0J family partition protein, with product MGKNPLGRGVGALLPEDDLVAEDKYFMCDIDKISPNPNQPRSHFDADKLQQLADSIREKGVIQPLLVVRGGGNRYTLVAGERRLRAAKLAGRDEVPVVVMDEASDNESLELALIENIQRHDLNPIEEAMAYARLMEEFHLTQEEVAKKVGRQRSTITNVLRLLQLPQPLQDDVVQGVISEGHARVLLRVKDQPEQLRQIRDRIVNEELSVRAAERLCGKKSQAPATDKTGEATAPKPPAEELPPAYCAAVVNQLTNQLHTKVRIVQQGKRGKLEIEYYSSDDLDRLTSLLLR